A section of the Leptospira noumeaensis genome encodes:
- a CDS encoding response regulator, translating into MQINSKPKILIVDDEPTNLQILNEILQKDYNLLFAKDGLKGIELAESQEPDLILLDVMMPEMTGHEVCKVLKSNEKTKYIPVIFVTALTDVVDEEKGFQLGAVDYITKPVSPPIVKVRIKNHLSLVDVNEVKATRLQIVQRLGMASEYKDNETGMHVIRMSHYSQTLALAYGYSSEAAEEILNAAPMHDVGKIGIPDQIIQKPGKLSPDEWEIMKRHPEIGAEIIGDHNSSLLKLARSIAITHHEKYDGTGYPYGLKGDQIPLEGRIIAIADVFDALTTVRPYKKAWEVDEAIEFLKKESGTHFDPDLVQKFISVLPTILEIKNQWPEET; encoded by the coding sequence GTGCAGATAAACTCTAAACCTAAAATTTTAATTGTTGATGATGAACCTACCAATTTACAGATATTAAACGAGATTTTACAAAAGGATTATAATCTTTTATTTGCAAAAGATGGTTTAAAAGGAATTGAATTAGCCGAATCACAAGAACCCGACTTAATTCTTTTGGATGTGATGATGCCTGAGATGACAGGCCATGAAGTTTGTAAGGTTCTGAAGTCGAATGAAAAAACAAAATACATCCCTGTAATTTTTGTCACTGCTCTCACGGACGTTGTTGATGAGGAAAAAGGATTTCAATTGGGAGCCGTTGATTATATTACAAAACCGGTGAGCCCACCGATCGTAAAAGTTAGAATAAAAAATCATTTATCTCTTGTTGATGTGAATGAAGTCAAAGCCACTAGGTTACAAATTGTCCAACGTCTCGGTATGGCGTCGGAATACAAAGACAATGAAACAGGAATGCATGTGATTCGGATGAGTCATTATTCGCAAACCCTCGCTTTGGCCTATGGGTATTCTTCTGAGGCAGCTGAAGAGATTTTAAATGCAGCTCCCATGCATGATGTGGGGAAAATCGGAATTCCTGACCAGATCATCCAAAAACCGGGAAAACTCAGTCCCGACGAATGGGAAATTATGAAACGCCATCCTGAAATTGGGGCGGAAATCATTGGTGATCATAACTCAAGCCTTTTGAAATTGGCAAGATCCATTGCCATCACTCACCATGAAAAATATGATGGAACAGGATATCCATATGGGTTAAAGGGAGATCAAATTCCTCTGGAAGGAAGGATCATTGCCATTGCAGACGTGTTTGATGCATTAACAACCGTAAGGCCTTATAAAAAAGCATGGGAAGTGGACGAGGCCATCGAGTTTTTAAAGAAGGAATCTGGGACCCATTTTGATCCGGATCTTGTGCAAAAATTTATCTCCGTTTTACCTACAATTCTTGAAATCAAAAACCAATGGCCTGAGGAAACTTAG